The Quercus robur chromosome 3, dhQueRobu3.1, whole genome shotgun sequence DNA segment tattatcctcactacatccctcaaaatgtatcaacactccccctaacaaaatggtcttatactaactctccccttaAGATATactactctcataccaaaactactccatctttttgtcacgaatgacaaagggtaaaagtatcaagtagacatcttatcggtagagctagcatcttgATCAGCATCATcgttatcatcatcatcattatcatcctcatcctcagaatcaaAAGCCACaggagaaggtggtgaaggagtagcctcaaGAGCAAAACCACCCATATACGCCTGTCGTCGTGCAATACGACTgacacgaacgttcacctgatacaactccgtagagagtgtatctaggcgagcatccatgcgctgcagctgcgccatgatgtctcctaaagtcacatcgcccgaagaagagggaggagcagatgtggatggagcagaacaGGATGGAGCTGAACGAGAGGAAGGAGCTGCTGAATCCGACTACCGCGACCAAAACTAGGTctcgctacgtttaacggtagcgtaatctatggcacacatgacggtAAAATGGTcgaaagagggaaaaggaacggaaaaatggcgtaagatcctcgtaatagcggaaggaaagatgagttTATCACAGGacgccgaatctagatgaacatctataatggacataatgaaatgagaagggaaatctatagtaagatgctcaagaagcgacaacaaaaatcgagcacgagacTCTGTAATGGAGTTAAAGTGAAAgagtggatgcaaaacaaagatcatcaccatgttcatgaatctaggacctttagcaaaaggtcgacatggtgtaaaCAGACGCTCATCCCAGGCAGAAGGGTGCTCACAAAAagcagacatgagctcatccctggacacagtcctcagacgctcacaactaggatagtcaggaaactctatcctagggaccTGAAGCATATCCGCAACAAGTTGCAGTGTGATAGGAATGCGTatacctcgaacgcgagtgaagaaaagaggcaCTGAACGATCaatcccgtgcatgttggagtaaaactcctggataagcACGAGATGACAGCTTGTACTTagagtgaccaccgcaccaagaGCGTGTGGTGGTATGAATATAAGATTTCAAAATACTTAGGAGCTGTtactatttcttcatcttctttaatCAAACAATATCAATAGCTATTAGACAATGAGTAGCCTTTCCTCTAGTAGTTCAAACTTTAAagctgattctcaaaaaaaaaaaaaaaaaaaaactttaaagcCAATAACTCCTTTTTCAGAAGGCGGAGAATTCAGTAAAACTCTTAGAAGATCCAGTCGTCACATTTGAGGTTTAGTGAGTGAGAACAAATGTATATGATACCAAACCCATTCATGATTATGCCAAGTTGCTAACGTGCATTGATGTAGTTATCCTCAATATTCTGCAAACTTTTAATATCATTGTATTGATAACCAGAATAAGAAACGTTTTAAGCTAACATGATAAATGTTACAGCCCATCAACAATTAAGGCATAGAGTCATTGTAATTAATATAAGTACCCCCCCTCATATCTTCTCATCTAAATCAAACAAGAAGATAGCTTCCATTCTTGTTTATTCCCTACCCTTATTAGTGGCAAtgttattttactgaaaattctCTATGCAAATCTAAAAAATACtgaggaaaacatttttttatatgaatgaACTTACTATTGACCTGACAACCATGCAACTGATacactgatatatatatatatatatatatattatatgaattttcatttttcattctaTTATAAGAATCATACAGATTGTAGATATGTGATCATAAACGATTAAAACTAATCAGCACTGAATTATCAGTCTCATAAATGCTAATCTAACCTCTCTTCACTTCTTCCAACCAAAAGGCAAGATGTCTTCAAATACTTTCTATACTAGTCATCTCCCTTTTCATCTGCCCTACTTTAGGTGGTCCAAGAACCCAAgaattaatcaataaaatatgTAGTCAGGTGGAGGATTATGgatattgtaacaaaatttaaaaccaaaatatGAAGGCCCCAGAAACAGGCATTTTTGGTCTGGCTCAGATATCACTTGGGCAAGGTACAAATAATGCGACCTACACATATCTTTTAGTTAGGAGGCTTCTTTGGCAACACAACTGACCCGGCATTAAAACAGTATCTTACAGAGTGCATAGATGATTGTTACATGGTCATGGAACCTTTCATTGAGGCATTTAGGTACTTTCCTATTACAGACCCCATATAACGATTAGGTACTTAAATCTCCAACGGCTTATAGTCAAACATATAAacgattatttttgttttttgcataCCTACTTTTtcaaggacaaagtttagctataaaattagttgtagtctacggctacaactttactcaatatcatCTTTTTGTTGtaggtgaattttaacaaatctatcattagattatatcttcttcttacatcctccatgcttgcaaaatttctagaaaattaaagatcaagagctatatcatcaataaattgtttaaattgcaagtttttatagtttaaaattatgcatacaATTTAAtcttatagatcaaatagtaaataatatttgattgtcacaaaatttgacatatatattaaaagcgtaaagaaaatacaatccaacaattagattttcaaaatatgtagtaatgttaataatattgagtaaggttgtagcctactaattttgtaactaaactttgtccatttttcaaatacatttttcaatagactattttttctttatttatccttatttaaatattatttcttttcacatttatttccctctctttccttgtgatctcaaaattttttttttttcaaatatttatttggaGAAGCTACAGCACTCTCCACGCAAAGAGACTGATTGTAGCTTCTCCAAATTTTTTGCCTGAGATAGAGAGTGTTGGAGCTTGATTTCTGAAGTTAACTATCTAAAATGGAGAAGATTTTGGGTTTGAGAATGTGAAGCTTTTTTCAAGAAACTACATGTGAACCCTTTAAGTGACATGAAAATATAAATGGGGAAATAAATTATGAATAGATTATGTTACGAAAGTCATTGTTTTCATGAAATTGATATCTGCTATAAACTTAAGCCATTGGAAGTTTATTCAGTGGGTGTGAGCAAAGATTTAGCTGGATGTATATCCTGCAGTAATATTTGAAgcttaaaaaatccaaattcaCTCTTATTAGACTCATTTCAGCAAAACATTAATGTGAAAAGGTTTGAGTTTGACTAACAGAGCACAGTCAATAACCTAACCGGGAAGGCCATGACACATACAGAGTCTAaaagtttaataaattttaacaagATGATTTTTGCATACCCCAGTACAAAGAATTCCTCTCCATTGTTGAATACCTCATACCTCACTTGTttagtgattttcaaaaactAACATCAGAGTGTAACATAAATCACATATAAAGTATCTTCTACAAATTAGAAGATAAGATTGCTCTGAAAATGTACATGCGAAGGTAACAGATCAAAAAAGATCAAATCAGATCCAAGTTCCAGTGCAGATCATCGGCCCAACAAGGCAACACGCTCCTTCTGTACTGTCAGTGAAAGGTTGATATCAAAAAGCTCACACCGTATGGGCATCTCCATCTCATAGAAGGGATTCTTCAAGACATAATCTGTATACAATTCATAGATGACTTTCAAGAGAGCTTCCATGTGCTGTGTCCCAGGCTCGCAGACCACAAAGAACTTTGTCCCTGTCAAAAAAGCAATTAATCTGTAAGTCTAATTTTTCCAGAAGGAACATCGATTTCAAGCTCATTATTTAAGATAAACTCATGGTAAATTTCACTTCCAAAGAAACCCAAGAATACTCCTTTATTCATGAGGGAGACTTTCAACTTAATGGTAATATTGCGAAGGTCAAATACTAGATACAAGGGGCCCATATAAATGCAAGAGCATAACATACCAAGGGGAGCTAGTTGggctacaaggctcttgaccAAAAAAATACCAACATTGAAACAGATGATACATCTTtaatagattaaattttattattcgttaattttcaaataatgtgGATACATGTCTGAGGTATagattgttaaaattgaaaatttatttgttttatggaATTTGAATGCTATGGCAATCAAAACGTGACcacatttaaaattcaatagttAGGAAGTGAACCTCACATCATGCATCTCATAGTTGTTAAAAATggtaataaaacaaaaaacaattccGGAAAAAAGAACTGTTTACCAGTATCCAACTATTTATGATAAATTGCATGAGTAACTACAAAAAGACAGTGGAGAAGCATCATTTAGCATGGGGGTGAAAAGCtccacacacccccccccccctcccccctcttttGTACATATCATTTAGGTAGAGAGTTCAAAAACTCCAATGGaaatcaataacaaaaataattagagAGTAAGCAACCCCCAACAGTTATCTTATGTTCAAAAGTGGCTCTCAAGACACCAACATCATAAGAGACAATCCCATTAGTGAAAAGGAAACTGATGTCACAAACCGGCACACTTTTCCAGACCATGGAAGAAATAAACAAAGAGCCACCCTATTGTCATAAATATCTAATATCAACTTGCAATATATATGTTGCTAACTAAAATCGTTAGATTCTAGCATGTCACAGCATAAATTTCTCCATACAACTGCGTTTCAGTTCATTAAACCACAAAAGTGGCAATGCTTGACATAACAGCATGACTAAATAAGTACCAGTCTGCATTCCAATGAGGCTCATTAGTTATGCAACATCTAGGTGCAAAAAAGTCTCTCTAACTCTTGTATGCACaattatcaaatattttttactatCTTGACACTTGCAAGATTATTTGATAAGTTTTGGCCCCAAGGGAAGATTACAATCTTAAAACTGCAATGCTTGAGAAAAAACTATATAACAAAAACGTAAGAGTGATATGCACCCATCAACAATTGGATGAGGCTCATTAGATTAGCAAGATATGGATTACCAATAACCATGCTTAACTTCTTATACGCATGCAACAGTCATCAACTATTTTTCCTATGCTCAAGGGTGATCAGTTAACATTGAAACATACCAGTGAGTGATTGGAAGCAATGGAGATCAAATGTATCAGCTTCAAGAAGCTCAATGCCTGAACAACCTGCAACTGGCGATAACTGCTGAGAGATTGCGTGCATCGAGTGCCATAAACTCGCTACCCTCAAGCTATCGTTTGTGTCCATCCGTCCAGCAGACCCATAATCCTGATtgtcaaacacaaacacacacagatTTCATCAAACAAGCTATatttccattgaaaaaaaaaaaaaaaaaaaaatctacttttctctatgaaaaataacatttttgcaGGAAATCTCCACTATAACCACAGACCAGGAATCCTATTTCATTCAAAGGTCAAAATTTTCTTGGAACGCATGATCCAAAATGTCTAAAAgataattcaaaaagaaaaattaaacatacCCAATATGCAAATCAGAAATCACTAACACTATGCTTGTTTCCATggaaaattgaaacttttacGGGGAAAAACATGAAATATACAAAATACCCATCCGTTTTATTTAAGATTCCTACAAGTGAAAAGGTCAAATCTTTCTCAATCCCCAAAATTCTATTTCTCTTGTTTTGCTTTCCCACATTGTCTCAGCCACCAAACATAGCACATAATAGTTATATACCCCATTCAAACAGTTTGCTATCATACCCACTTCCAATTTTCTCGAGAAAAATTcatcataaaaacaaaaaatgaaactttCTCGGGAAACAAACAGAAAAGGATATATATAAGTATGTAGATATTTACCTTGTAGAAGATCAAACCACCTGATTTGTTAATGATGTAGAGGCTGTAAATAGCTGCCATTCCAAAGGGCAATTTCGGAATCTGATAAACTTTTGAGATAGATCAAAGATGAGTTAAGAAAGACTGATGATGAAGCATATAAATGGATTAATTCGCAGGGTCTGCcgtttattcttaaaaaaaaaaaaaaaaaaaaagagatccgAAGATCCGATTCGAATGTTGTTGCACAGTTTCAATGATGAATattgattattttgaaaatgtataTCATGTGTTTAGCCATATCCGGCCTATTAGCTCAGCTGGTTAGAGCGTCGTGCTAATAACGCGAAGGTCGCAGGTTCGAGACCTGCATGGGCCATTAAccttttttcccaattttaaaactatttttccACAAATTGCCTCCAACcacttttttcacattttttaaaaacattttttttttcaattttaaatctgcccttaaaaattatattttatccaattttaaaactatttttccACAAATTTCTTCCAATTTTAAAGCTGTCCttgcaaattatattttaaaactatttttccACAAATTGCTTCCAACTACtttttttcacattattttaaaacatttttttcaattttaaatctgtccttacaaattatattttaaaactatttttccACAAATTGCTTccaacttttttctttaaaaaatattaaggtgATTAGATCTTCTATACTCAAAGTCGAGAAATAGTCCTCTCTCCATTTGAAATGAATCTATTTCTTTATTGATAATACACAACTTTTAGTGTAACTATTTTTTCACAAATTGCgtccaaattttttcaaaaaatgttaagGAGGTTAGTTCTTCCATACTCAAGGAAATGATCATCTCTCCATTCTCTCCATTTCTTGATTGAGAATACACAACTTTTATTGTATATCACTTTGAATGTAAATTTCTagtgaaatggagaggatcttATTCCATTGAGTTCACCATTAGCACTATTTTAATTGTGCACCAACTattatgaattaaaataaatagagataatAAATGATGGGGGTGAGAGAGGAGGGGGGGAAAAAGAGAAGAGTGTAGGAAGTTTTTTTGACCCAAAGAGTGGAAGAAATTGTGATGATTGAGAAAGAATGTgagatttataaaaataaaaataaaaaaataaaaacaaaaggaagagaATGAGTGTAACTTTCTAGTGAAAGGAAGAGGATCCTATTCCGTTCATCATTGGCACTATTTTTATTACATGCCAACTAttgtgaaataaaataaattaagaaaataaatgatggcATGAGAGAGGAGgggaaaaggagagagagagagagagagagagtaggaaGTTGTTTTGAATGAGAATGCGGAATTGATGGTGATGATTAAGAAATAATatgagattgaaaaaaaaaaattcccaaaaattGTTAAGGTGGCTAGTTGTGATTGGGGTGATATCACTTCCAACTTTTTTCATGAAATGTTAAGGTGATTTGTTCTTCCATATTCAAAGTCAGGAAATGATTATCTTCATTTGAAATGAATGTATTTCTTAATTAAGAACACACAACTTTTATTGTACACCAACTTTAAGTGTATCTTTCTAGTGAAATAGAGAGGCTCTTATTacgttgagttcaccattagcactatttttattatacgCTGTAAAATTATGATTTTCAACTATGTTTTGTTGGCATTAATTTCgtgtcaaattttattgtattttagtCAATCATTTCCCTATATgattgtgggatttaatgtaagggtGGAGTGTGAGACTTTGGTGAAGATTTGTGAAAAACCATAAAGTTCACAACTTGCTCGCGACTGGCTCACAAATGGACAACCCACGAAAGGCCATGTGAGAAGTACGTgctggaagttgaagagtcaaGTGTCAAAAGACATCTCGTGACTCATCTTGTGACTAGGCCAACTCGTGAGATGCACTGTCAACCTGTTTTAGTGTGCTttactttggtttcctcttcgataacacatctcaGTGTTATCTAgtgctttacatttattgtttctTGTTTATCTTTATGCACTAGAGTGTAGTTCCGGTTTTTTGCgtttcatttactcttattccacacttagttaagtagagtaaaagcaatttacccataattttaaaattgggggtctaaacaagttaTAGTGTTTTGCACTATTGAGCTTTCATACGCcaactattataaaataatataaattaagaTAATAAATTATGGGATGagaaattggggggggggggggggggatgagAGGAGAGTATAGGAAGTTGTTTTGACCGAGAGAAGGGAATAGTGGGGATGATTGAGAGAGAatgtgataataaaaaaataaaaaaataaaaaaaataaaaaaaccaaacaaacaaacaaacaagtaaAAGGAAGAGAATGTGAATGATTAGAGAATGGATGAGAGTTAAGGGTGTGCATGTGTCAGGTTGAGTTAgattaaacaattttttcaacCCAACATGGTCTTATTGGATTGAGAAATTCCCAATGCACCCATTTGTtgtaacaaaacaaaataaaaattgtaacacAAGTTTCATTGCGTTGGTAgaataaactattttat contains these protein-coding regions:
- the LOC126716817 gene encoding uncharacterized protein LOC126716817; its protein translation is MAAIYSLYIINKSGGLIFYKDYGSAGRMDTNDSLRVASLWHSMHAISQQLSPVAGCSGIELLEADTFDLHCFQSLTGTKFFVVCEPGTQHMEALLKVIYELYTDYVLKNPFYEMEMPIRCELFDINLSLTVQKERVALLGR